The Prevotella melaninogenica ATCC 25845 genome includes a window with the following:
- a CDS encoding DUF5112 domain-containing protein, translating to MKRTKTYSIITGWVACLLLLMLAACNVPHVQEVDELNDKAYALHYRNLDSVRIYADKAYGLAGSYDAGKAEALNNLAFVDLMKMRFTEAYAKLDSVLKITDNQVELLVADIQFMRLCQRESLNKEFYDYYEKAQKRIHRIEEDEKLLSPRQRRRMVYARSEFAIVTSTYYYYVGLEQPSIKAISQINPDGEIQTDMAQLLAYYYNIGSGGIINTNSQKAIEQKEFEYLIRCYMLARQHNFPYWEANSLQAISELILNDKSRATLMHDNLPSFQYINLDNMPEQLLAGNLAQRSLHIFQRYGDVYQTAGCYRTLASCYWKIKDYRSAIICLNKALHDNPAIKQAPDLVASIREQLSVTYSAINNKQQSDYNRNIYLDLQDETRQDRYLTSRAEQLERTSKQLNLIIIAVALSIFFVLASLVLFHYLRRRKDTQGSLDDLLLPLEQWRHNNEKHMAELADKYEEVSEQLVINKLHLTDNKRKHLEQRAKISLVNGVIPLIDRMLHEIEKLKKGGESDAVQAERYTYIRELTDKINELNAVLTEWIQLRQGKLSLHIESFPIQQVFDIVKKGRMGFHMKGIDLRVEDTKAVVKADRVLTLFMVNTLADNARKFTEKGGKVTISSIEEPDYVEISVADTGCGLTEEEQQHIFDHKPIHDQKDSASHGFGLMNCNGIINKYKKISQIFSVCEMGVESEKDKGSRFFFRLPKGISRVLLAFVLATASLLTAQARPTRASDKATALAKKDYNTLAGIYADSAYFSNINGSYSKTLAYADTCRYYLNLHYLQLRPKGKELMKRLGSLSIVPAEIKWYHDSLPMNYGIILDIRNESAVAALALHEWEVYKYNNSVYTHLFKERYADNSLGEYCRMMMKSETNKNVAVALLVLFLLSIFPVYYVMYYRHRLSYQFCLERVKQINTILLSDVSEENKLREVEKGVSDRFPERLLAIVNQIKEALIASVEENQKSQSDIEMLEDEVRCVEYENERLHISNSILDNCLSTLKHETMYYPSRIRQLVDEPDGQLEAIDELAIYYKELYQILSQQAMSQVESVKLVSRPVDITTLVSPSKLTTTFESPLISGDPVFLAYLFDILYLINNNQPLTVTAEEHQPGYVTLHVIMSTLTLSDDVCRDLFQPSADRLMFFICRQIARDNGESTNKRGCGISANATPNGVRIDVVLAKAN from the coding sequence ATGAAAAGGACAAAGACATACAGCATAATTACGGGGTGGGTAGCTTGTCTACTCCTTCTGATGCTTGCTGCCTGTAATGTTCCACACGTACAAGAAGTTGACGAGTTAAACGACAAGGCATATGCCTTGCACTATCGTAATCTCGACTCCGTGAGAATCTATGCGGATAAAGCCTACGGTCTGGCAGGAAGCTATGACGCAGGAAAGGCGGAGGCATTAAACAATCTTGCTTTCGTTGACTTGATGAAGATGCGCTTTACAGAAGCCTATGCTAAACTCGATTCTGTCCTCAAAATCACTGATAACCAAGTGGAACTCTTGGTGGCTGACATTCAGTTTATGCGTCTATGTCAACGAGAGTCGCTCAATAAGGAGTTCTACGACTACTATGAAAAAGCACAGAAACGAATTCATCGTATTGAAGAAGATGAGAAACTACTCTCTCCTCGGCAACGTCGTCGCATGGTTTATGCGCGCTCAGAGTTTGCCATTGTCACTTCGACATACTACTATTACGTAGGTTTGGAGCAGCCTTCTATCAAGGCAATCAGCCAGATTAATCCCGATGGAGAGATACAAACCGACATGGCTCAGCTCTTGGCTTATTACTATAACATCGGGTCGGGTGGTATTATCAATACCAATTCGCAGAAAGCCATAGAGCAGAAAGAGTTTGAGTATCTCATACGTTGTTATATGCTTGCACGCCAGCACAACTTCCCTTATTGGGAGGCAAACTCCTTGCAGGCGATCAGTGAGTTGATTCTGAACGATAAGAGTCGAGCAACACTGATGCATGATAACCTACCTTCGTTCCAATATATCAACCTTGATAACATGCCTGAGCAACTCCTTGCAGGCAACTTAGCACAGCGATCACTGCATATCTTCCAACGTTATGGAGATGTTTATCAGACGGCAGGTTGCTATCGAACCTTGGCTTCATGCTATTGGAAGATAAAGGATTACCGCTCAGCTATCATCTGTCTGAACAAGGCTTTGCACGATAACCCAGCTATCAAGCAGGCACCCGACCTCGTTGCGTCTATCCGCGAACAGTTGAGTGTTACGTATTCGGCTATAAATAATAAGCAACAGAGTGATTATAACCGTAACATCTACCTTGATCTTCAGGACGAAACCCGACAAGACAGATACCTTACATCACGTGCTGAACAATTAGAGCGTACCTCAAAACAGCTGAATCTTATTATCATTGCTGTGGCACTCTCTATCTTCTTCGTGTTGGCTTCACTGGTCCTCTTCCATTATCTTCGTCGAAGAAAAGACACACAGGGTTCGTTAGACGACCTCCTTCTTCCGCTTGAACAGTGGCGTCATAACAATGAAAAGCACATGGCAGAACTGGCTGATAAGTATGAAGAGGTGTCTGAACAACTTGTTATCAATAAGTTACATCTTACGGATAATAAGCGTAAACACCTTGAACAACGGGCTAAGATTTCGCTTGTCAATGGTGTTATCCCACTCATCGACCGTATGTTACATGAGATTGAGAAGCTCAAGAAGGGTGGCGAAAGCGATGCTGTGCAGGCAGAACGTTATACTTATATCCGTGAGTTGACCGATAAGATTAACGAACTAAACGCTGTTCTCACGGAGTGGATTCAGCTTAGACAAGGTAAACTGTCGCTGCATATTGAGAGTTTCCCTATACAACAGGTGTTCGATATTGTGAAGAAAGGACGCATGGGCTTCCATATGAAGGGTATCGACCTACGTGTAGAAGACACGAAAGCTGTCGTCAAAGCTGACCGCGTTCTGACGCTTTTCATGGTGAATACATTGGCTGATAATGCTCGTAAGTTTACTGAAAAAGGCGGAAAGGTGACCATTTCATCCATTGAAGAGCCTGACTATGTTGAGATATCTGTTGCCGATACGGGCTGCGGACTCACTGAAGAAGAACAACAACACATCTTCGATCACAAGCCAATCCATGACCAGAAAGACAGTGCTTCGCATGGTTTTGGATTGATGAATTGTAATGGTATCATCAATAAATACAAGAAGATTAGTCAAATATTCTCTGTTTGTGAGATGGGTGTAGAGAGCGAGAAGGACAAGGGAAGTCGTTTCTTCTTCCGCTTGCCAAAGGGTATCAGCCGTGTCTTGTTGGCATTTGTCCTCGCTACAGCCTCCCTCCTGACGGCTCAGGCACGTCCTACAAGAGCCAGCGACAAGGCTACTGCCCTTGCAAAGAAGGACTATAACACCCTTGCTGGCATCTATGCAGACTCGGCTTACTTCTCAAATATCAATGGTTCCTATAGTAAGACATTGGCTTATGCAGACACATGTCGTTACTATCTGAATCTCCATTATCTCCAACTTCGCCCTAAAGGAAAGGAGTTGATGAAGCGACTTGGAAGCCTTTCTATCGTTCCTGCAGAGATTAAGTGGTATCATGATAGCCTGCCGATGAACTATGGTATCATCCTCGACATACGTAATGAGAGTGCTGTGGCAGCATTGGCACTGCACGAATGGGAGGTTTATAAATACAATAACTCTGTTTATACCCACCTCTTTAAGGAGCGTTATGCCGACAACTCATTGGGCGAATACTGTCGCATGATGATGAAGTCGGAGACGAATAAGAATGTGGCTGTTGCCCTTCTTGTACTTTTCCTGCTTTCAATCTTCCCTGTTTATTACGTGATGTATTATCGTCATCGTCTCTCTTATCAGTTCTGTTTGGAGCGTGTGAAGCAGATAAACACGATCCTTCTCAGTGATGTGAGCGAAGAAAACAAGCTTAGAGAGGTTGAGAAAGGTGTAAGCGACAGATTCCCAGAACGATTACTTGCTATCGTCAACCAGATTAAGGAGGCACTAATTGCCTCTGTGGAGGAGAATCAAAAGAGCCAATCAGACATAGAAATGCTCGAAGATGAGGTGCGTTGTGTGGAATACGAGAACGAGCGTTTGCACATTAGTAACAGCATTCTTGATAACTGTCTCTCAACACTCAAGCATGAAACGATGTACTATCCTTCACGTATTCGCCAGCTTGTAGACGAACCTGATGGTCAACTTGAGGCGATTGACGAGTTGGCAATCTACTATAAAGAACTCTATCAGATTCTTAGTCAGCAGGCAATGAGCCAAGTAGAATCCGTGAAACTCGTGTCGCGCCCAGTGGATATTACGACATTGGTGAGTCCATCGAAGCTGACAACAACCTTCGAGTCACCACTCATCAGTGGCGACCCTGTCTTCCTTGCTTATTTATTTGATATACTATATCTTATCAATAACAACCAACCACTGACGGTCACAGCCGAAGAGCATCAACCTGGTTACGTCACCCTACACGTTATCATGTCGACACTGACACTCTCTGATGACGTTTGTCGCGACCTTTTCCAGCCTTCTGCCGACCGTTTGATGTTCTTTATCTGCCGACAGATAGCCCGCGACAATGGTGAATCGACTAATAAGCGTGGCTGCGGTATCTCAGCGAATGCGACACCAAATGGCGTGAGAATAGATGTGGTTTTGGCAAAAGCAAATTAA
- a CDS encoding TonB-dependent receptor, with protein sequence MNKLKMNYERRVRYYLSATLLSSLFLFPPTYVHATAVHGQETVEDEDKDVKTSVTVRVISELSQEPLIGAVVRCEGVSNPSVTDIDGRCTIKLKRAADRLKLTVTYVGYKTVTRVVSVPDSHMITLQLKDDSKQLDNVTVTAQKRHTTVLQQSSAISQEALEKGGATSLAKLLETIPGVSSISTGNTIAKPVIQGMHSSRILLMNNGVRLESQSWGADHAPELDYTGSSMVEVVKGAECIRYGFGAMGGVVLLNDAPLPYENKKIKVNGNVNMGYDTNARGFSGSGTIETGYKQFGLRLHGMYTKGGDYHTADYVLNNTGYNTISFSALAGWQGKKLTATLFSSIYYQRSGIYYASKISDLSQLIKRFEYGRPDPETVKPFSYEIKPPFQQSQHVTLKGELKWELNPNHHLNFTLSFQENLRQEFENRKKTQWSWIPVQDLMLKTYKFDVLWQAKWKLWKMTTDAGLSNTYQTNFNYPGTKQPAFVPNFAALSMGGYFLHKAEFGRLQCALGMRYDFRVLSVNGYSSLSNYTYYDDFKLYSNFTMSLATHYQFSDKWDARANIGWSWRPPDINELYAIGLQDGSYWVVGNKNLASERGYKLVLGTKYRNTWFSVEPSVFFQRINSYIYDHIGTGKDRFHNHPSGKYPKFIYDQDDVKLYGGDIEATVKPLQGLTFVGKGEWMFARNLTHNDWLPFMPSDRYGLSATYDLPLTKNHKYRSSLSLSGIYVTKQTRFDPDKDLVPDSPPAYFLLNGTAEFRIALPQNRELKFMIVGDNILNALYKEYTDRFRYYAHERGSNFSLRTLFKF encoded by the coding sequence ATGAACAAATTAAAAATGAACTATGAAAGGCGTGTCAGATACTACCTGTCCGCCACTCTCTTAAGTTCTTTGTTCTTATTCCCACCCACCTACGTCCATGCTACGGCTGTACATGGGCAGGAGACAGTGGAGGATGAGGATAAAGATGTCAAAACATCTGTAACCGTTCGGGTTATTTCCGAACTGTCACAAGAGCCGCTCATCGGTGCTGTCGTACGTTGCGAAGGTGTTTCAAATCCCTCGGTGACAGACATCGACGGTAGGTGTACGATTAAACTCAAGCGTGCTGCCGACCGCTTGAAACTGACGGTTACCTACGTAGGTTATAAGACCGTGACACGTGTTGTTAGCGTTCCCGACAGCCACATGATAACCTTACAGCTGAAAGATGATTCTAAGCAATTAGATAATGTCACTGTCACGGCACAGAAACGACACACGACCGTCTTACAGCAATCCTCCGCTATCAGTCAGGAAGCATTGGAAAAAGGTGGTGCTACATCCTTGGCAAAACTCCTTGAAACCATCCCTGGCGTTAGTTCTATCAGTACTGGAAACACAATTGCAAAGCCTGTTATTCAAGGTATGCACAGTAGTCGTATTCTCTTGATGAACAATGGAGTACGATTAGAAAGCCAGAGTTGGGGTGCCGACCACGCACCAGAACTCGACTATACAGGTTCGAGCATGGTAGAAGTGGTGAAAGGTGCCGAGTGTATTCGCTATGGCTTCGGTGCAATGGGTGGTGTGGTACTCTTGAATGATGCGCCCCTACCCTACGAAAACAAGAAGATTAAGGTGAATGGAAACGTCAACATGGGTTACGATACCAATGCACGTGGCTTCAGTGGATCGGGTACTATCGAGACGGGTTATAAGCAGTTTGGTCTGCGCCTACACGGAATGTACACCAAAGGAGGCGACTATCATACAGCCGACTACGTACTGAACAATACGGGATATAACACCATCAGCTTTTCAGCCTTAGCCGGTTGGCAAGGAAAGAAGCTCACGGCAACCCTCTTCTCAAGTATCTACTATCAGCGAAGCGGAATCTATTACGCCAGTAAGATATCCGACCTATCACAGTTGATCAAGCGATTTGAATACGGACGTCCTGATCCAGAGACCGTTAAACCCTTCTCATACGAAATCAAACCGCCGTTCCAGCAGTCGCAACACGTGACGTTGAAGGGTGAACTGAAATGGGAACTTAATCCCAACCATCACCTCAATTTTACGCTATCCTTCCAAGAGAATCTCCGTCAAGAGTTCGAAAACCGAAAGAAGACACAATGGAGTTGGATTCCAGTGCAGGACTTGATGCTGAAAACCTATAAGTTCGACGTACTTTGGCAAGCGAAATGGAAACTATGGAAGATGACAACTGACGCTGGTCTTTCAAACACTTACCAAACGAACTTCAACTATCCGGGTACGAAACAGCCAGCTTTCGTTCCTAACTTTGCAGCCCTTTCGATGGGTGGTTATTTCCTTCATAAGGCAGAGTTTGGCAGGTTGCAGTGCGCACTCGGTATGCGTTACGACTTCCGTGTGTTGTCGGTTAATGGCTATAGCAGCCTCAGCAACTATACCTACTACGACGACTTCAAACTCTATAGTAACTTCACCATGAGTCTTGCCACCCACTATCAGTTCAGTGACAAGTGGGATGCACGTGCGAATATCGGTTGGTCATGGCGTCCACCAGATATCAACGAGCTCTATGCCATTGGCTTGCAAGACGGTTCCTATTGGGTAGTAGGCAACAAGAATCTTGCCAGCGAACGTGGTTATAAACTCGTGTTAGGTACGAAGTATAGGAACACATGGTTCTCTGTAGAGCCAAGTGTCTTCTTCCAGCGTATCAATAGCTATATCTACGACCACATCGGAACAGGTAAGGACCGCTTCCACAACCATCCAAGTGGTAAGTATCCGAAGTTTATCTACGACCAAGACGACGTGAAACTCTATGGTGGTGATATCGAAGCAACCGTGAAGCCACTGCAAGGACTGACCTTTGTCGGAAAGGGAGAATGGATGTTTGCACGCAACCTGACCCATAACGACTGGCTACCTTTCATGCCATCAGACCGTTACGGACTATCAGCTACCTACGACCTACCACTGACGAAGAATCATAAGTATCGTTCGTCGCTGTCGCTCTCAGGTATCTACGTGACCAAGCAGACCCGCTTTGATCCCGATAAAGACCTCGTACCCGACTCGCCTCCAGCCTATTTCCTACTGAATGGTACGGCTGAGTTCCGCATCGCGTTACCACAGAATAGAGAGTTGAAGTTTATGATTGTCGGTGATAACATCCTCAACGCACTCTATAAGGAGTACACCGACCGCTTCAGATACTACGCCCATGAGCGCGGATCAAACTTCTCTTTACGCACATTGTTTAAGTTCTAA
- a CDS encoding DUF4876 domain-containing protein produces the protein MMKKKITAYLLFSLMLLGLNSCTRNEMPVKQSTSKTKLDHLIIKEVFYVGHYWYRDVRAWGMKNLNQMYNDDQYITIFNPTDEVKYLDGLALCVNAIEPSKAIQFAPKDDFVNRYYGASGISYFPGKGNDYPVKPGQTIIVAKYAIDHKAKFEAELEGEDLSMYGGLNAFLDLSKADFEWTNSNYDPGQKNNPNVPDMNAILTSTDASGNIGPAYEFSHISESNGIALIKLPWTPEEFKKNYAETKDSKGYLHYITVTSSAFGDFYAIEIPFECVIDCITICPRRMFQMRPSKLDRGYNAVTDVSFSSLKQSDYPISSGLALVRKWDGKKYVDDNNTTADFEVKVASLSRRDEKGNAIK, from the coding sequence ATGATGAAAAAGAAGATAACTGCGTACCTGCTTTTTAGCCTTATGCTTTTAGGGCTGAACAGCTGTACGCGTAATGAAATGCCTGTGAAGCAATCCACTTCTAAGACAAAGTTAGACCACTTGATTATCAAGGAAGTGTTCTATGTTGGGCATTATTGGTATCGTGATGTACGTGCGTGGGGTATGAAGAATTTGAACCAAATGTACAATGACGATCAGTATATCACCATCTTTAACCCTACGGATGAGGTGAAATATCTTGACGGATTAGCGTTGTGTGTCAATGCCATTGAACCGAGCAAAGCCATCCAGTTCGCACCGAAAGACGATTTCGTCAATCGTTATTATGGTGCATCGGGTATCTCTTACTTCCCCGGTAAGGGCAATGACTACCCTGTTAAGCCGGGTCAGACTATCATTGTTGCAAAGTATGCCATCGACCACAAGGCTAAATTTGAGGCTGAGTTAGAGGGCGAGGACCTGAGTATGTATGGCGGATTGAATGCCTTTTTAGACTTGAGCAAAGCCGATTTCGAATGGACAAACAGCAACTACGACCCCGGACAGAAGAACAATCCGAACGTTCCAGACATGAATGCAATCCTCACATCTACCGATGCCAGTGGCAATATTGGTCCTGCTTACGAATTCTCTCACATCTCTGAGAGCAACGGTATAGCCTTGATAAAACTGCCATGGACACCAGAGGAATTCAAGAAGAACTATGCCGAAACAAAGGATAGCAAGGGTTACCTGCATTATATCACCGTCACCAGTAGTGCCTTCGGCGACTTCTATGCCATCGAAATACCCTTCGAGTGTGTCATCGACTGCATCACCATCTGTCCTCGTCGTATGTTCCAGATGCGTCCAAGCAAGTTAGACAGAGGCTACAATGCCGTTACCGACGTCTCTTTCTCCAGCCTAAAACAAAGCGATTACCCCATCTCTTCTGGCCTTGCGCTGGTAAGAAAGTGGGATGGTAAGAAATACGTGGATGACAACAACACAACCGCAGACTTTGAAGTAAAAGTCGCTTCACTATCAAGACGAGATGAGAAGGGCAACGCTATAAAGTAA